The Lucilia cuprina isolate Lc7/37 chromosome 5, ASM2204524v1, whole genome shotgun sequence genome includes a window with the following:
- the LOC111678509 gene encoding leucine-rich repeat extensin-like protein 1, protein MKLFVTFISSLVLANALTYIPSPHRLRRDVSELSYQYLPPAADLQLSTDYAIEILAQPEETQESAVLTQDGYKYKTVRKLRYKKKRDVSHLNLAYLPPTPPTREYLPPAQINDLLPSSPSNEYLPPVADVKQMEIVTEPPQPSKEYLPPVEIKEPEVVTEAPQPSIEYLPPVAEIKEAEVVTETPQPSKEYLPPVTEIVTEPPQPSKEYLPPVVKETEVITEPPQIPTNEYLPPTNAGEDISLLPLETSSEQVEIETKAPEVAAPKETSAEVVEAPQDSAVLETDGYHYKVPEKTPELFPTINPTTEYFPPLEEGVVEVDGPTNGESAVLEQDGYHYRSIKRRF, encoded by the exons Atg AAATTGTTTGTAACTTTTATAAGTTCTTTGGTTTTGGCCAATGCCTTGACCTATATACCATCTCCTCATCGTTTGCGCCGGGATGTTAGTGAGTTAAGCTATCAGTATTTGCCTCCAGCAGCCGATTTGCAATTGTCCACCGATTATGCTATTGAAATTTTGGCTCAACCTGAGGAAACTCAAGAGTCGGCTGTTTTGACACAAGATGGTTATAAATACAAGACAGTGCGTAAATTGCGTTATAAGAAGAAACGTGATGTTTCCCATTTGAATTTGGCCTATTTACCTCCCACACCACCAACAAGGGAATACTTGCCTCCTGCTCAAATCAATGATTTGTTACCTTCCTCCCCCTCAAATGAATATTTACCACCTGTAGCTGATGTAAAGCAAATGGAAATTGTTACTGAACCACCACAACCCTCTAAAGAATACTTGCCCCCAGTAGAGATTAAAGAACCCGAAGTTGTAACTGAAGCACCACAACCTTCCATAGAATATTTGCCTCCTGTAGCCGAGATCAAAGAAGCCGAAGTTGTTACTGAAACACCACAACCCTCTAAAGAATATTTGCCTCCAGTAACAGAAATTGTCACCGAACCACCGCAACCATCCAAGGAATACTTGCCTCCTGTAGTAAAAGAAACTGAGGTGATCACTGAACCTCCACAAATTCCCACAAATGAATATTTGCCACCCACTAATGCGGGTGAAGACATTTCCCTATTGCCTTTAGAAACATCTAGTGAACAAGTTGAAATTGAAACTAAAGCTCCTGAAGTTGCAGCTCCTAAAGAAACTTCCGCTGAAGTTGTAGAAGCACCTCAAGATTCTGCTGTGCTAGAAACTGATGGTTATCATTACAAAGTACCCGAAAAAACACCAGAACTATTTCCCACCATCAATCCCACCACCGAATATTTTCCACCCTTAGAGGAGGGTGTCGTCGAAGTAGATGGTCCCACAAATGGTGAATCTGCTGTCTTAGAACAAGATGGCTATCATTATCGTTCCATTAAACGTCGTTTCTAA